gaggtcaggagatggagaccagcctggtcaacatagtgaaactccatttctactaaaaagacaaaaattagccatgcgtgatggtgggcacctataacctcagatacttggaaggctgaggcaggagaatagcttgaacctaggagatgcagtggcagtgggccgagatcgtgccactgcactccagcctgggtgaaaaaaatTCCACCTcgtgggggaaaaaaatagaagtcagGGAAGTAGAGAAACAGTAAAACCCTTTTTCACGGCAGCTGGCTAAATTAGGATTAAGCGGGAGGTAAGCTTCCTGGAGCATCAAGGAGAAGGGTTCCTACATGTTCTTAGAATGTCCTCTTGGTCCTCAGATCCCACATTCACAAACATTGAGAAACAGACACCACAATCAGAAATTGAAAGCTGATGATTTTATTGGTATATTGAAGTTAGAGCTATGACCACCTTCTTCCAAAGTCACGGCATTTGAATCATTTGAATCACTGTCGTCTTCTTATTCAtttcctgaaacaaacaaacaaggaggTTCATAAACCAGACTTGACATGGCAGGAAATGTCGAATTCCTCCCTGGTGTTACTGCAGGAGAGTACATGAGAGTCCATCccctctctccccatcccttctACCTCCTGTGTTTCCTTCCTAAGTTTTTGTGTGTTCACTATTTTGATGCCCTTCCTTTGCACAAAATGTGCTCCAAATTGTTCCTGATGTGATGAAAAGATAAGATCATTCTTGTCTTGTTATTACTTGCTGCTGAATTTGTTCAGTGATATATTTACACAGTGGTAATTGGAATATATTCTATAATAGTGAGAAGCTGAAACCACCCTCAGTGTCCAGTGACAAGGATTGGTTAAAGAAATCACAGTGCAGCCACATAATGGAGTAGCATAAAGTTGTCAAAGCAAACAGATAACCACTGAAGAGATTTACTCATGTGGAAATGTCcaaagaaatgtattatttaaatgaCTAACATATTTACCTGCATATAAATTATGACCTTAGTTCTAGGGGAAAAGTATTCTAATTGTCTACGTAcacataaatatttcaaagagaaGATGCACTAAATTAACAGTGGTAATTTTCTGAAGGAGGGAAGGCAGGTGGGATGAGTTATGCCTTTAAATTTAGCTTCATATTTTTCCATTCCATTAGATATTTGTTGCAAGCTTAATCACGTACTTACTGAaaagtaagaatttaaaatatgagaCACCATTTAGCTGCTGAACGTTCAGGGACCACTTGGCAGGAATACTGGACTAGAGAGGCTGGAGTGAGGCAGGACGGAGCAAACAGTGCTCAGGTGAAAACTTTAAATGGGAGGTCTGTGAGTTTCTGGACAGAAAACACAGTGCAGACCGAACATGGTACTACTTCCTCTTTGCCAATACAATTTAAGACAGATTATTAGGAATATTGCTTCTCAACATCAGAATTCCTTCAAGAGCTTGTTACAAATATAGGGCCTTGTTACCCATTTCCAGAATATCTGAACACAAATCTTTAGAAGTGGGTTCTACAACAAAACGATGTCAATGGGTTTTAGTTGATTCTTTGGCACAGTAAAGCTGGAGACCTGTAGCAATTAGAGCACTTGGTGAAGAATCAACTGGAATCATACCTGTCATTGAATCCCAGATTACTGGGGAGACTGTCCCTGGGGAGGTCCGGCGGGTCTGCCCCCTTGAGGAGAGGATGGTGGGCCCTGGGGGTTTCCAGCAGAAGGTGGCCCAGCCTGCTGGGAATTGCCTCCTTGTTGGGGTGGTCCTTGTTGCCTTCCTGGAGGTGAGGGACCTTGAGGTCTGTTGCCTCCTTGTTGGGGTGGTCCTTGTTGCCTTCCTGGATGTGGGGGACCTTGAGGTCTGTTGCCTCCTTGTTGGGGTGGTCCTTGTTGCCTTCCTGGATGTGGGGGACCTTGAGGTCTGTTGCCTCCTTGTTGGGGTGGTCCTTGTTGCCTTCCTGGATGTGGGGGACCTTGAGGTCTGTTGCCTCCTTGTTGGGGTGGTCCTTGTTGCTTTCCTGGATGTGAGGGACCTTGAGGTCTGTTGCCTCCTTGTTGGGGTGGTCCTTGTTGCTTTCCTGGATGTGGGGGACCTTGAGGTCTGTTGCCTCCTTGTTGGGGTGGTCCTTGTGCATTTCCTGGAGGAGATTGGGGACCTTGGGGCCTGTTGCCTCCTTGCTGGGGTTgtccttgttgattttctttagGAGAAAGAGAGACGGGAAAGACAGAGTAAAAGCCCACACAAGATTCACTGGCTAGTTACAATAAATTTTGATCAGCTAGGGTAACAAGCTGAGGGGGGAAACGCACAACAATGGGACCAAGACActaatttctttgcattttcagtTAACACATAGATCTCTGGAATGGAACGCTGGGGAAGAACAAAGTTGGGGGACTCTATATAAAGAGGAGTCAGAATGAGGATGCTGCCCAGTTGTCTGTCATCTCCAGAAGGCACTCCTGGCCGGGGGGATGAGTCAACCCACTCCTGTTGTCATCTAAGCCAAGCATCTCTGCCATTCAATTTGGTGGCCTGCTCATGGTCTCCAGAATCAAGCTTGCATGAAGATTGCCTATTATTAGAGGCACTAACATTAATCAATTCCTGAAAGGAAAGTGTTGATAAGAAGACACTGGAGAACTGATCCATTTGTGAGCAGAAAAAGACAGTTAAAACAGATTGAGAATAAATTGGGATTTACCTGATATTAGGGAGGGAGATTCTTCCTGGCTGACATCTAGAAGAGAAGCACAGGATGATGGGAAAAGTTACATCTCGGATCTTTCAAGACTCACAAGTGTACTACAGGGAAAAGGGTCTTCTCACCACCCCATGAAT
The Rhinopithecus roxellana isolate Shanxi Qingling chromosome 10, ASM756505v1, whole genome shotgun sequence DNA segment above includes these coding regions:
- the LOC115899886 gene encoding basic salivary proline-rich protein 2-like yields the protein MLLILLSVALLALSSAQNLNEDVSQEESPSLISENQQGQPQQGGNRPQGPQSPPGNAQGPPQQGGNRPQGPPHPGKQQGPPQQGGNRPQGPPHPGRQQGPPQQGGNRPQGPPHPGRQQGPPQQGGNRPQGPSPPGRQQGPPQQGGNSQQAGPPSAGNPQGPPSSPQGGRPAGPPQGQSPQ